ttttaatgcatagatgtctgttttggtcattcaacctacctacaaaatctaatttgaaatataaaataatagggatgtatATCAAGTGattagggatgtgtatttaaaatttctctaaaagGGGATATAGAAAAAATCTATTTACAGATATTAGCTTGACGAAATTAACTCCCTCCCTctctaataaaaaaattaatgtagGCTTAAAACAAATAGTGTCCAAGTATATATACGTTAATACGTACTCGCTAATTCCAGAAGTAACATGCATTATATATCCCTACAAGCAAATATTGACCATGAAAGATGGAAAGTAATGAAATCTAGCAGAAATGTACCATTAATGACCAAGTAAACGTGCACTATTCTTAGGACCACCTCCAAAACACATTGACGAATGACGTGTGACAATTTGATTATATTAACGACTTACTTATCTGGAAGATTAAGAGCAGGGGAGATATCGCTCAACATTTTCACAACCTCTGAACAGTGTTTTACGCTTTCAACCAAACAATAACGTCCACTAGCTGATGGGTTCTCAAAGGCTAGAATATGTGCATTGGCAACATCTCTAACATCAATGAGCATGTAAGTTGTGTTAGTAAATTCTTCAGTCCCTGCATCAACAAACGATTATCAGGAACGATAATTTCTTGGCAAATTGTTTAACGGATATCAAGCTGAAGTGAAAACTAACATCGACAGTAAGTTTATAACATAAAGCCACCAGCCTACTAAGGAATTGAAAATTTAGCAATATAACATCTTGTGCAAAAGTAATTTTAAAAGATTAACCTAATTCCCTACCCCCTTTTCGGCATCAAAATCCCTATATACTTCAccatattttttctttcatgcAATCAATTATATTGTGAATGGGATGATGTGATGTAGCATTGCAATATAGTAGTTATAAGCATATAAGAATGGCAAATTGATGATAAAAAAGATTTTTCAAATGATATTAATGAAAACACTCTGAATGATGTGCTCAAGAATAATATCATTATTCAAGATGTGCTTAGTCAATAGTAATTAAAATGACTGGTAGTACTTGATCAATTAGGCATAattattaacttttttttttcaaaagaagaaataatTGTTAATTTGCTTCTTTAGGTTTTATCATACTGTCATGGGTTTTATTTCAGTCAATTTGCTATCCTAGGTCCTCAAAATTAGTTATAATTTCTACCCGTTCTATCAAATTTGTTATTTTAGGCTTTCAAGATAAGCATATCTTTAGGTATCCATTCCGGATCCTTTGATTGGGTGAGGAATCGCAGTCGACGCTTGCTGGGGGAAGGTGGTTATGGTCTTCCTGTGGCAACAATGTCTCATCGGCGGTGCCTTCTCGGGTTGCCAAAGGACGCGCGTAGATCTTGCTTGGACTATGAGGTGCTCGTGCTGTTTGCAGCGGCGGCAATAGCACCAGCAGGTTTGGTGCGCGAGATTGGCTATCATGGTTTCTCAGGTGGGGGGAGGGCACTAGAATGATTCGGTGGTAGCAGGGGGCACTGGTGGTCTGGCTCTTGCTGGTCCGGGCTGCAAGGGTGAGGGTTGTAGGTTGGGTCTTTAAGCTTCAGCCCATTTCTCCTCATCCTATGGCTTGGGCTACATTTGGGTTGGGCCTCTTTTGGGGTTTTGTGGAGGgggatgggggggggggggttggttATGGGCTAGCCTCAACACCCTATTCTATAGCAAGTCAATACCCTCCCTGTTTGGCCTTCGTTGAGGTACAACAGTATGTTCTTTAGCGCCTTCATCGGACAATCTTAGATTTGGGTTGCTGTAGAGTAGAAGTTCATTTCTGCTTGTGCTCTAGTAGTTAGCTAGCTAGTCTTTTGAATAATTTCCTTTTGGTAAGTTTAATTTAGTCATTTTTAAGTGAGCTATCAATTTGTATTGAGTATCACTAGCTACAATTGTTTTTGGTCTAACCGGCTTGTGGCTTCAACACCATGATGAGACTGTTCTAGTGATGTGTTTACTCTAGACTGACCTCGTATGGTTGTATGATCTTTTGATCACATGAATTAACCTTCCTCTTcccttgaaaaaaataaatatatgcttccttaaaatttcaaaattagccatttattatatattttcaaaattaatcaaTACTTAGACGAGGAATGAACGAATTAATATGACAAAATGATAGCAAAATTGACTAATTTTAAAAACATAAGGTAGCAAATTgcaaaaataatatttagagTAACAAATTGACTAATTGTGAAAACCTAAGGtagcaaattggctaaaatAAAACTTAGAGTAGCAAATTGACACTAAAGTAAAACTTGAATAGCAAATTGACTATTAAGGTGATCAATTATATATATGCAAgggacgaagtggtgttagctcagtggttaaagcacccactacctatgtacaaagtcatgggttcgagttaCCATGAgagcaggagtgaaaccctttgataatctttttaaaaaaaagagaaaaaaaaaaaaaaggtcttttaTCCAAAATGCATAAGTTCTAGGAGATCAACAGTGACTTTAATTCTCGCCATGATAGATAAAAATGATAAAAACGAACAGCTGTTCAGATCTAAGGAATGCAATATTTTCAATAAAAGTACCATCTACGAGTTTCAGAATTGGCTGCACACTTGTGTTGAGAGTTGGCTGTAAGAGAGGGCCGATCGCCAATCCGGgatttattgtaataatatcaattcctttctcttttgCAAACTTCCAAGCAGCTTCCTCAGCTAATGTCTTTGAAAGCATATACCAAAGCTGAAAAATCAATGTCTTAGTGAACACAATGCACTAGTTTGTATGGCTCCAAAGAAATGAGATAaaacttgttttttttaaccattAATGAGGATTAGGCAATAATAGCTTATCTGCAGCGGTCTGAGAGGGGGGCTAAGCCCCCTTAGCCCCCAGACAACTCTGTAATAAGCATAGCATGGTATATATGCGAGCCAACCACAAAAACCATTTACACACAAACCTTTGTTTCTTCACAAAAAGCAGGATCTGAAAACCAAGATTCGTCGATTATTACATCAGCAGCAAGAGGTTTTCCAGTAAATGCAACTGCTGCCATGGAGGATGTTATAACCACCCTTTTGGTAGACGGAACCTTCACACAGGATCCAAGGACATTAAGTGTTCCCTTCAACGCAGGGTCAAGTAATTCTGCCTGACAAAGATTAAGAGCTAGCAACATTATAGTGCATATTGATCTAGACTTTACAGGTAAAATGAAACTGCATCAATAACTCTTGGTAAAGTATCAAATATATAGTACTGAATTAGATAAACTATTGGCTTAAgatgctacaaaaaaaaatgcataagtaTGTTGCTAAATAAACTGGGGCAAAGAAAAAATGGTAAACGTTCAGAAGTATGTTAATAAAGAGATGAACCTGGGGGTCAGTGAGGTCTGAAAGTATTACAGGGGATGCCACATGGAAAACACATTCGCATCCATCAATTACAGAATCAAAAGAACCTTCTTCTAACAAGTctgctttgaacaaatgaagcctTTCCTTTGCTCCATCAAGTGAGAGTAGGTGATCTGTTTTCTTTTGATCATCTGAAGCATGCAAAAGCCAAAAACAGAACTTGAAATTTTAGGAGTTAAAGTTAAAACCAAGATTTTGTATGTGAAGATTAATGAACGAACTGGCTAATATAGCAAGTTTAAATGgattaaaagttgaaaacagaacgggaaggaagaaagaaaagagaagtgaTGGAACTGACTTGGGTCACGAACAGTGGCTTTGACAGTAAAACCTCTTTGCAATAAAAGCTTCACCAGCCATGATGCTATGAATCCAGATGCTCCTGTCACACACACAACCTTGCTTTCTCCGCAGCTCatcctcttttcttttgttctctCTGGTAGGTATAACCGTATAAGAgctaagtttttatttttttttggtaaatgaaTGAACAGATAAAGAAACCAAGCTTCAAAGAAAGCTAAGCAGATCACATGTGCCAACAGGGAGTTTGGCAGTTTGCATAGTGAAGATTAGGTTAGCCTCCCACCCACCGACAGTAATTGaccaacttttttattttattttttattattattaagggGTTTGGAACTCAACCTAACTGGGAACCTCGGTCTAATATTTAattctatatattatattatttttttatagcaagaggacataaaacctgaaccccgagctATAGAAAAATACTTACAATAATCATCGTAGAGAACATCCAAAATAATAGCAGAAGTCTCATATATCCAAATATTATCAACATAAAATAAACTAGTAAGGTAAGCAAGCTTATCTGCAATGTCATTTGTTTCACGGTAAATATGACGAATTCTAATTGACTGATCGAAAAGTGAACATATAATCTTTACAATCATCAAAAACTCGACTCACCTTACAGAAATTCATCTCCTCATTTTGGAAGACAACAATTAGAAGAGTAGATTCACTATCAATATTAATTTCTGACCAATCTTAGTGTATTACCAAGACAAAGACTATCTCTGCATGCCATTGCTTCCATATTGAGAGTCGAGTGTgcatccacaaatggtctcgcCATAGCCGCAGCGCCCGTTCCCGAATCATTCTTAACCACCACACAATCCCCCATTAACACTATCCGATCTGTAAGCCTTGTCAATATTGATCTTCGGTCTCCCACTTTGTGGGTTTCGCTACTTGGTTAGGGGCCTATTCATCTTCTGCCATCTTTGGGTGGAACTTCTGATAATCCTCCAAATGACTAGCGCACTGCGCACCATTGAGAATCGTATGCATGGGCTTAAAATGCCCACTCTTCCACACCAAGTTATTTCTTGACTATTTCTTTCCATCCAAATTGACCAtaatggcaaaaagaaaaagtctACTTTGTCAGATTGCAACACGTCCAGCATGTCAAATATCCAATCCCCCATGCTGCGGCTGGGTGGTCTTTAGTATGTAGCTTCAAAAGACGATAAACCCAAAAACAATGCAATGCTTCAGTGCTTCACAATTCTTAAACAAATGTTCACTCGTTTCCTCAGCTCTTTAACAAAACAAAGGACATGCTATTGAGCaacgtagttttttttttttttttttctccgtaTTTTGACCAATGTGGTTTACAAAGCTGAGTTTTTGTGACAATGAAGACCACgcattttaaatgtattaaaTGTCCCTGATATGGTCATCTTAGACTAATtatgggttaattacatataagtgcatctttcaATGTTTTTTAGTCATAAAGCCACCAACTAagtttttccctcataaggccactagattaaaaatagtgttatattttagatataaaaactaacatatttacataaatgccattagagtaaaaagtcaacaatcattctctctctcctccggcaAACTTCCGGTGAACCTCCggtgaccacaaaagctactgtcattaataccaaaagctactgtagctagcaacaaaagctactctgataaGATTTCCAGCAACCTccggtgaggtcacaaaagcaaccatcactagcaataaaagctactgtcactagcaacaaaagctacgctggtgagatttccggtgaggtcacaaaggctactatcaccaacaacaaaagttactatcacaaacaaaaactaCACTAGTGAGATTTCCAATAagatcacaaaagctactgtcaccaacaaaagctacactccccaaaaccaaaagttaCGGCAACTGTCACaaacactaaaagctactctcactagcAACAAACGCAAtcatcaccaacaccaaaaaactactctcaccagtaacaaaagttactctcactagtaacaaaagctactctcaccattACCAAAAGTTACTCTTATCAACCCCAAAAGCAATAACCAAGCAGAACAAAAACTATTACCAAGcaaaacaaaagctactcccagAGACTGAGAAAACTATTCTCATAGACTAACAAAACTATGGAAATGTAAAGgatacaaccaaaataaaaatgttattgCAATCGAGAGAAGAAAACATAGTCAATGATACAAGAAGTATGCAACGTTCAACAATAAGATAACTATGTACAAAGCTACTTCCATAGTTGTAAAAAGCCACtaccatagttgtgaaaatctattacaataatTGTATAAAGTTACcgtcaatgttgtaatgctactATCATTTTTCAATGGTGACGCTCTAAACCTATAGGCATAATGTTTGAGCCCAACATAATTTTGTCACCTTCACCACGagacttcatttcaacatttcttaGTTGGCCGAATGATCTTttggtcaatggaggcttcaTATCTAGATTCACATGATTTTTGAATCTACTATTACAAATGCAAGGGGGAAGAATTCTGCAAGAACAAAagtacaacaaaatattagtatttgaaatgaaaactaaaaacaacaatGTACTGTTGCGCCACAAACGTGGCACTCTTTAtaaactagattaaaaaaaataagcaaTCTAAAAAGCTACTATAACACACGTATAAAGCTATTGGACTattaataaaaagctactaacataggtaTAGAAAGTTGCTATAAaacatgtacaaagctactgaaccaataataaaaagctactgacataagTTCAAAAAATTACTAtaacacatgtacaaagctactgaaccagtaataaaaagctactaacataaATACTGATTACACAAAAATGTTGCATAAATAGAGTACTACCTGAGTTGTCTTCCACATCAACAATATCTACACTCTTTTGATTCCATATTAGCGGTATTCATTTAATCTCTCGACAACAACCGCTTGTACATCGAGTATGCTTCACGTTGGCGGACCCACATAACAAACTGCAACCAGCCATTTTCACAAATTAAAGGAAACTAGAATGAAACTTCCGTTGCATTGACAGCAGATACAAACAAATGCATTATTGTATAGCATTTGAAGTGTTTTTAGTGATTAAAATATACATATCATATCTAATGCATTTATCAGTTCAACTGTTAATTACACTAACAAAGGCACCAAAAGTCAGTCATGCCTCAAATTGAaattgcattattttcttgacCATTCTCAAATTGAAACTGCTAACTGAAGAATAGAGATCACTGATTGGAAACTACTTGATCATCAATCCATCATTTTCAttacaaaaacaaacacaaacacgAATTTGAAGCAAGAAAAATAATTCAGATTCAATCAAAAATGCACTGAACtcgcaaaataaaaaaataaaataaaaaatgatcaaTCCAATGGAAACTTCAACCTCAAAGCTGCGATTCAAAGAAATTCACAATCAGCAAGTTGCCATAACTCGACAATTCCCAACATATCACAGCCTAAATTAAGCTTCACATATGCCACTACAAGCTATCAATGCACACAGACATTAAGAAATTGCTACTGTGTCTAACATTTTCCAATTCACTTTCAATTGCATACACAATATATTGAATATACCAATCAATCTAAGCTACTATGATTCCCATTCTAAACCTTAATTAAACATCTGATTTCATATATCAAATCTTCACATCAATAACAACACAAACACTTCAAAATTGAGTTCATCAGTAATTTTTCTGAAGCTTGATCATCATATCATACTCCAACTTCCAATAAGCAAGTCTACCCTAAAAAGTCAGATCTAAAGATGAAGTAAATATGAAGCTTAAACTTCCAGAGATGAAAGAAATGAGTGAACCTGAGGAAAGTTAGCGCTCTTAGACCAAACGCTGCTCTCTTGGCCGAGGATAGAGGCAGTGGTGAGAGAAATGAAATTGAGAGCTCAAAATGGCGACGAAGCTTCAGAGAAGAAATTGAGAGCTTAGAGCCTTCAGATATCCAAAGCCGTTACCTCGAGATTGGAGATTAAGCTTCTGGCCTCGGAGTGAGCGACGGAGAAGAAACCAACGGCCATGGAGAGCCAGGACAAGTTGATCGACGACGGAGAAAGCGTCAACGAAGCCACGCGCGATGAGTGGTTCGTCGGAGaacgaagaggaagagagagggatTCCTCGGGCaagtcagagagagagaatgatggatcgccggggagagagagagaagaaagagaacgatggatctgattttttttttttttttttgaagagaatGTATCTGATATTCTATTTAGTTGTCAGagacaaaataaattttttttggggggggggggagtggcCTTATATGTACAAGAAAAACTAAGTGGCCTTAtagctaattaaagtttcaaaataacacttgtgtgtaattttctaaataatTAATGTATTATTGAAGGAAACCCAAATtatgtgtgtctggcccaaacaaGATTACTTTTTTTAATTGTAAAAATGGTAAAATATTCTAGATCTCCTAATCCATATTTGATTAGGATACTATGTACTCCAAGATATTGTAcatataatcctctatataaagatgcctcTATTATCAGTGATTATATCTCAGTATTCTCTCGatttctcttttccttaaatacgttatcagcatgaaacTCTAACCCTGAATCAATAGCCAAAAACCCTATAAAAAACCAAAACTGATAGCCTCACTATGATAGCTTCACTAGCCTCACTAGGCCCTGCCTCCGCACAACACCCACTTCGCTGCATGTTAGCCTCACCAGCAATTTTTCAAGGTTAAATTTGATAAAAATTGCCTCTTTAATTTAAAATTCCTACTTTCTTAGGCTCATTGATTCTAATATTCCTTCTTCTACCTCCCCACATTTCTTATAAAGTGGGATCACACCGAATTGTGAGGATTTGTGCCACTTCGAACATTGGTTCGTGAAAGCCTTGCTCCAAATTGGATTCATGGTAGCATTGAACAAAGATTGTTCCTGACCATTAATtgaaacatcattgtttcggtctaatacAAAACTCCTGGAAATTAATTTCTTGGTAGTGATTTACGGTAAGAGATTTACTTTGTTTTCAAGGAAGTGTTTAGGTTCCAAGAttaatttgttcttgttttcccTTTTTAAGGATGTAAAACTTAAACAAACTCAACTTTGTTTCACTATGGACACTACTCGAGTATATGGTTGAA
This portion of the Rosa chinensis cultivar Old Blush chromosome 1, RchiOBHm-V2, whole genome shotgun sequence genome encodes:
- the LOC112192071 gene encoding phenylacetaldehyde reductase isoform X1, translating into MGDCVVVKNDSGTGAAAMARPFVDAHSTLNMEAMACRDSLCLERTKEKRMSCGESKVVCVTGASGFIASWLVKLLLQRGFTVKATVRDPNDQKKTDHLLSLDGAKERLHLFKADLLEEGSFDSVIDGCECVFHVASPVILSDLTDPQAELLDPALKGTLNVLGSCVKVPSTKRVVITSSMAAVAFTGKPLAADVIIDESWFSDPAFCEETKLWYMLSKTLAEEAAWKFAKEKGIDIITINPGLAIGPLLQPTLNTSVQPILKLVDGTEEFTNTTYMLIDVRDVANAHILAFENPSASGRYCLVESVKHCSEVVKMLSDISPALNLPDKCADDKPFTPTYQVSNERAQTLGVKYTPLELSLKDTVESLKDKNFF
- the LOC112192071 gene encoding phenylacetaldehyde reductase isoform X2; this encodes MGDCVVVKNDSGTGAAAMARPFVDAHSTLNMEAMACRDSLCLERTKEKRMSCGESKVVCVTGASGFIASWLVKLLLQRGFTVKATVRDPNDQKKTDHLLSLDGAKERLHLFKADLLEEGSFDSVIDGCECVFHVASPVILSDLTDPQAELLDPALKGTLNVLGSCVKVPSTKRVVITSSMAAVAFTGKPLAADVIIDESWFSDPAFCEETKLWYMLSKTLAEEAAWKFAKEKGIDIITINPGLAIGPLLQPTLNTRTEEFTNTTYMLIDVRDVANAHILAFENPSASGRYCLVESVKHCSEVVKMLSDISPALNLPDKCADDKPFTPTYQVSNERAQTLGVKYTPLELSLKDTVESLKDKNFF